ATCTGAACCTTGCGCATCGCGCATTATTTAACCTTGCGCATCACCTGACCTTCAGCTTAGTGACCGGAATGAAGCCTAATTTTCAAGGGATGTCCCGCCAAGAGCTGCGATCGTACCTGCTTAAGCATCGTAGCGATTTGCAGGCGATTAGTGCCTACGTACAGAAGATCAGTGCGGAACCCGACTGGGTCACTTGTCCAGCCTTGACCTCACCCACTGATTTGGACAACTATCCTGACTTCTTGGCCAAAGTCCGCCGCGAACCCTCGTAGACGTGTGAATCATCTTTTGCTCCCGACTTGACCCCTGCCTGTTGATCTGGCGATCAGGCTAAATCTAAGCGCTACAGCAGCGGGCTATTGCTCCATAATGTGCATTGATAGCAATCCGTATCGATTGCAATGTGCATTGATTTGGGGCAGCCCATTAGGACAAGCGATGAATCAGATATTTGCCAAGATTTCCGGGCGGGCTTACCTGCTAGTCGCGATCGTGATTTTTGGGTTATCGAATGCCATTACCCGCAAACTGACCGATCTCGGCGCAACGAATTTAATCGATGGTCGTAATCCGATCTCCTTTTGTAATCTCTTGTTTGTCGGCAATCTTGT
The window above is part of the Romeriopsis navalis LEGE 11480 genome. Proteins encoded here:
- a CDS encoding DUF6887 family protein — protein: MKPNFQGMSRQELRSYLLKHRSDLQAISAYVQKISAEPDWVTCPALTSPTDLDNYPDFLAKVRREPS